Genomic segment of bacterium:
AATACAGGCGCGGGAAGCCTGTTTCTATAACGGGTTTCTTGCCTCCCTTCTCAAGCCTCATACCGGGAGCCGTATTCTTGAAATCGGTATGGGTATCGGTAATCTCACGGAGCTCCTGATCGGGCATACGGTCTCGTATATCGGCATCGATAATGTCAATGAGCACATACGATGGGCTCATGAAAGGTTTACCGGCAGAGCTTTCGAGGGGCTTGTTCTCGACATCGAGGATTCTGAAGCGCTTCAGGCATTGAAGGAAAAAGAGTTCGATACCATCGTTTCGGCGAATTGTTTCGAACACCTGAAAGACGATGCCGCCGTACTGAAAAATCTCTGCCTCATGTCGCCGCCGGGTACGAAATTTGCCTTTCTTGTTCCCGCGCACGGCATGCTTTTTGGCGCGATGGATGTTCAGGCCGAGCATTACCGGCGGTATTCGAGAACGGGATTCATACGTACGCTCGAACAATCCGGCTTTACGGTGGAAGGATCGCGGTACTTCAATATGACCGGGGCGCTCGCGTGGTTTCTCATGGGAAAGTTTCCCATCGGAAAGAAGCCCGAGGGACAGAGCGAGAAGGCCGGCAGCCATTTCCGGCTGCTCTATGCGGGATTGACATTACTCAGGCTCCCGCTTAATGTAATCCTGAAACTGGAAACACAGATACCGGAGCCATTCGGGCTCTCTTTGATTGTATGGGGCAAAAAAACGTAGTACCTGACTGACCCAAATTGTTCACAAGATTCAATAGAACACGGATTGAAACGGATCGGGCGGATTTTCGCGGATTTGAATTTTGTACCTGACTGATGGACATTGTAGAGGTAATTCATGAATTACCCCTACTTCAGGTTTCCGTGGTTATATTTTATTGATATTTTTCATGAATAATCCGGGCTCACAAAGCTTTTATCCATTAACGATATGACGGGGTATTTCCATGTCCAGACACCGTGACAGGCGCAAAACCGAAAACATCACCCCCACACCGGGCAAACAGAAACGTTTTCGCACGGTTCACATAGCCCTCGGGATTATCTTCGTTATTGCGCTGACACTCAGGATAGCCTATATCCGGCAGACCGACATCGATACCCCGATCAGGGCGGACGCCAGAAATTATGTCATATATGCCAACAACCTCGTGAAATTCGGTACCTTTTCACAGGAATTCCCCTCGGAGAATCCTCAGCCGGACAGCTACCGTTCACCCGGTTATCCGCTGTTTATCGCGCTGAGTTTCCTTACGGACGGCGAAAAGGGATTCTATCCCATTGTGATCTATACGCAGACCGTTCTGAGCGCCCTGTGCGTTGTGCTGACATTCTATCTCGGCATGCAGTTTCTGCCGGTCTGGTATGCCTTCGCCGCATCCGTGCTCGTGGCGTTCAGCCCGCATCTCGTGTCGATGACGAGCTATGTGCTGACCGAGACCCTTTTCAGCTTCGTCCTGCTCGCCGCCCTCACTTTTTTTCACCTGGCATTCAGAAAACACCCGTACGTGTTTTTTACTCTCTCCGGTCTGCTGTTCGGATACGGATACCTGATAAACCCGACTATCGTTTTCTTCCCGTTTGTCCTGATGTTCATAATCCTTGCGGAAAACGGATTCAATCCGGGAAAGATTCTGCACGGAACTGTATCGCGGGCCTCTCTCCTGTTTCTTGTCGTATACCTCCTTTTTCCTGCGGGATGGCAGGTTCGCAACATCATTT
This window contains:
- a CDS encoding class I SAM-dependent methyltransferase, which translates into the protein MEPEHKTTDAVWEGQVIQAREACFYNGFLASLLKPHTGSRILEIGMGIGNLTELLIGHTVSYIGIDNVNEHIRWAHERFTGRAFEGLVLDIEDSEALQALKEKEFDTIVSANCFEHLKDDAAVLKNLCLMSPPGTKFAFLVPAHGMLFGAMDVQAEHYRRYSRTGFIRTLEQSGFTVEGSRYFNMTGALAWFLMGKFPIGKKPEGQSEKAGSHFRLLYAGLTLLRLPLNVILKLETQIPEPFGLSLIVWGKKT
- a CDS encoding glycosyltransferase family 39 protein, with translation MSRHRDRRKTENITPTPGKQKRFRTVHIALGIIFVIALTLRIAYIRQTDIDTPIRADARNYVIYANNLVKFGTFSQEFPSENPQPDSYRSPGYPLFIALSFLTDGEKGFYPIVIYTQTVLSALCVVLTFYLGMQFLPVWYAFAASVLVAFSPHLVSMTSYVLTETLFSFVLLAALTFFHLAFRKHPYVFFTLSGLLFGYGYLINPTIVFFPFVLMFIILAENGFNPGKILHGTVSRASLLFLVVYLLFPAGWQVRNIISLPENAPKGSSRAMTGLVAGTVYPDFTYKDPRYKMYPYKEDDEFWKMTESFSHYRTVLFERFKQNPKRYLWWFLIGKAYYQLSWNLLEGGQGDVYVYPVVMSLYQKSEVADATRLIMKFLHPIIVLIIIAGLLFFIKYRHAVFQGSFAETPLYVLSCFVYFFLIYFPFTNLPRYEIPLRPEMYLCSLAVAWSFMYFRMNSQRHAAVRKK